A section of the Acanthochromis polyacanthus isolate Apoly-LR-REF ecotype Palm Island chromosome 13, KAUST_Apoly_ChrSc, whole genome shotgun sequence genome encodes:
- the LOC110956631 gene encoding E3 ubiquitin-protein ligase TRIM21-like yields MTSAGGFRSEEHLRCLICLNVFTEPVSIPCGHNFCRSCITDFWASCDVHHCPLCHQTFDKTPHVRVNQELRDDVEAFQRADGNAAQSWKVSCDLCRRRALKSCLVCLVSYCDEHLQPHQSAQALKWHKLMEPVESLKDRVCSKHNKLKDFFCREDQMCICAVCMKDEHATHETVATQDESVARRAEVMRMKAKVDRDVSDKITKEEMMQKSKRHRLLMMQKAKAETETCFGALISSIRLKKVELMKLLEEKQEAAERQEEELIGRLQLEIDSKRRIGAKLEELSNTKDDFQLLQELPSASSSSASTSFDTKVQSFLQVEALRTAVVKTEETFNQQMENIMMDLKGDKPMDSQTVFDDELGRVQQQYAKTVTLDANTAHPALIVSPDRKQVMDGFQKRKVPDNVSRFDCLHYVLGNEGISSGRFYYEVKSISRQTGWEVGVVRESVSKKGINLSLSPEDGCWTLGLYWGQLQANTNPPKILSLSKDLDKIGVFVDYEGGLVSFYDINARALIYSFTGCVFTVRPKVEEGFGNNLFQFRRPCCTVNSVNTKIYPIFRPSFYPLQITAVSRGK; encoded by the exons ATGACCTCGGCCGGCGGTTTCCGATCCGAAGAGCATCTCCGGTGTTTAATCTGCCTGAACGTTTTCACCGAACCCGTCTCGATTCCCTGCGGTCACAACTTCTGCCGGAGCTGCATCACCGACTTCTGGGCCTCCTGTGACGTCCATCACTGTCCGCTGTGCCACCAGACTTTTGACAAAACCCCACATGTGCGAGTCAACCAGGAGCTCAGGGACGATGTGGAGGCGTTTCAAAGAGCTGATGGTAATGCTGCTCAGTCCTGGAAGGTTTCCTGTGACCTCTGCAGGCGTAGAGCCCTGAAGTCCTGCCTGGTTTGTCTGGTCTCCTACTGCGACGAACACCTGCAGCCTCATCAGTCGGCTCAGGCGCTGAAGTGGCACAAACTGATGGAGCCGGTGGAGTCGCTGAAGGATCGGGTctgcagcaaacacaacaaGCTGAAGGACTTCTTCTGCAGGGAAGACCAGATGTGCATTTGCGCAGTGTGCATGAAGGACGAACACGCCACGCACGAAACCGTCGCCACACAGGACGAGTCTGTGGCAAGACGAGCCGAGGTGATGCGGATGAAAGCCAAAGTCGACCGCGATGTGAGCGACAAGATCACCAAGGAGGAGATGATGCAGAAGTCGAAGCGGCACCGTCTCCTCATGATGCAAAAAGCTAAAGCAGAAACTGAAAC GTGCTTCGGCGCTCTGATTTCGTCGATCAGGCTCAAAAAGGTGGAGCTGAtgaagctgctggaggagaaacaggaagcagcagagcGGCAGGAAGAAGAGCTGATTGGACGCCTGCAGCTGGAGATCGATAGCAAACGCAGGATTGGCGCCAAACTGGAGGAGCTCTCAAACACCAAGGATGActtccagctgctgcaggaacTCCCGTCTGCTTCCTCGTCTTCAGCCTCAACAAGCTTCGACACCAAGGTCCAAAGTTTCCTGCAGGTGGAGGCCTTGAGGACGGCGGTGGTCAAGACTGAGGAGACGTTCAACCAACAAATGGAGAACATCATGATGGACCTCAAAGGAGACAAACCGATGGATTCCCAGACTGTGTTCGATGATGAACTCGGGAGAGTCCAGCAGCAATACGCAAAAACAGTGACTCTGGACGCCAACACAGCTCACCCAGCTCTCATCGTGTCCCCGGACAGGAAGCAAGTAATGGATGGATTCCAGAAGAGGAAAGTACCCGACAACGTCTCCAGGTTCGACTGTCTCCATTATGTCCTGGGAAATGAAGGCATCTCCTCCggaaggttctactatgaagTCAAATCCATCAGCAGACAAACCGGGTGGGAGGTTGGAGTGGTGAGAGAATCAGTCAGCAAGAAAGGCATCAATTTGTCCCTCAGCCCTGAAGATGGATGCTGGACGTTGGGTTTGTACTGGGGACAGCTTCAGGCGAACACCAACCCTCCCAAGATCCTGTCTTTGTCCAAAGACCTCGACAAGATCGGTGTCTTTGTGGATTACGAAGGAGGGCTGGTTTCTTTCTACGACATCAACGCTCGAGCTCTGATTTACTCGTTTACTGGATGTGTCTTCACAGTTAGGCCAAAAGTTGAGGAAGGTTTTGGAAACAATCTTTTTCAATTCAGACGGCCATGTTGCACCGTCAACTCAGTAAATACCAAGATCTACCCGATCTTCAGACCGAGTTTTTATCCTCTACAGATCACTGCTGTCAGTAGAGGAAAATAG